In bacterium, a single window of DNA contains:
- a CDS encoding cytochrome P450: protein MALADDPEDLPLVDLADPDLWQDPAAALAPAREAAPLARTGRGERVVLRYADTERLLADPRMLTVGGRLLEGIGITEGPLADWWRLVMFNTNPPEHGRLRGLVSRAFTPRRVDALRPRVRALAERRVRPVVDAGDVDFEAAVADPLPIAVICELLGVPEDAWPAVRDWTAELGRVFATRLSNEQRARCEEAVEALTGLLRGLFDARRRAPRDDLLTALASATDAGDRLSPQECEAMAINLLFAGHDTTRGLLSIGLAALLRHPAAVARLREDPTLIPVAVEEMLRLEPPTLGSLRAPTEDLETQAGHALPRGVPVHFLFPGSNRDPRAFDAPDRFDLDRRGPRPLSFGLGAHFCLGAGLARMEAQEVVRALLSATREMEIVEPPRLVPFATIRRLASGLTLRLGGT, encoded by the coding sequence ATGGCCCTCGCCGACGATCCCGAAGACCTTCCCCTCGTCGACCTCGCCGACCCGGACCTCTGGCAGGACCCGGCCGCGGCCCTCGCCCCCGCCCGCGAAGCCGCCCCCCTCGCGCGCACCGGTCGGGGCGAGCGCGTCGTCCTTCGCTATGCGGACACCGAACGCCTCCTCGCCGACCCGCGCATGCTCACGGTCGGCGGGCGGCTCCTCGAAGGCATCGGCATCACCGAAGGCCCTCTCGCCGACTGGTGGCGCCTCGTCATGTTCAACACGAATCCACCGGAGCACGGACGGCTTCGCGGACTCGTGAGCCGCGCCTTCACGCCGCGCCGCGTCGACGCCCTTCGTCCGCGCGTGCGCGCCCTCGCCGAGCGACGCGTCCGCCCTGTCGTCGACGCGGGTGACGTCGACTTCGAGGCAGCGGTCGCCGACCCCCTCCCGATCGCCGTCATCTGCGAGCTGCTCGGCGTTCCCGAAGACGCCTGGCCGGCGGTGCGCGACTGGACCGCGGAGCTCGGCCGGGTCTTCGCGACGCGCCTCTCGAACGAGCAAAGGGCGCGGTGCGAAGAGGCGGTCGAGGCGCTGACCGGCCTGCTTCGCGGGCTCTTCGACGCGCGGCGTCGCGCGCCGCGGGACGACCTGCTGACCGCGCTGGCGAGCGCGACCGACGCGGGCGACCGGCTCTCGCCGCAGGAGTGCGAGGCGATGGCGATCAACCTCCTCTTCGCGGGCCACGACACCACGCGCGGACTGCTCTCGATCGGGCTCGCAGCGCTCCTCCGCCATCCCGCGGCGGTCGCACGCCTCCGGGAGGATCCGACCCTGATCCCGGTGGCCGTCGAAGAGATGCTGCGCCTCGAACCCCCGACGCTGGGCAGTCTCCGGGCGCCGACCGAGGACCTCGAGACGCAGGCGGGCCACGCGCTTCCCCGCGGCGTCCCGGTCCACTTCCTGTTTCCAGGCAGCAATCGCGACCCTCGCGCGTTCGACGCCCCGGACCGCTTCGACCTCGATCGCCGCGGCCCGAGACCGCTCTCCTTCGGCCTCGGCGCCCATTTCTGCCTCGGCGCCGGCCTGGCGCGCATGGAGGCCCAGGAGGTCGTGCGCGCGCTGCTGTCGGCGACCCGCGAGATGGAGATCGTCGAGCCGCCCCGACTGGTCCCCTTCGCCACGATCCGGCGCCTCGCCTCGGGCCTCACGCTGCGACTCGGCGGCACCTGA
- a CDS encoding nitroreductase family deazaflavin-dependent oxidoreductase, with protein sequence MSTFAAIPWIAEHIELYEKDPEKAHMWDSSHLGGPGILPTLLLTTTGRKTGEKRSLPLIYKEIDGAYVIIASKGGMPNHPIWFLNLEANPACDLMVGAKPVKARARVAEGEERTKLWAELAELYPPYDDYQTNAGERVIPVVVLDPV encoded by the coding sequence ATGTCGACCTTCGCCGCCATTCCCTGGATCGCCGAACACATCGAGCTCTACGAGAAGGATCCCGAGAAGGCCCACATGTGGGACTCCTCACATCTCGGCGGTCCGGGCATCCTGCCCACGCTCCTGCTGACGACGACCGGTCGCAAGACCGGCGAGAAGCGGTCGCTGCCCCTGATCTACAAGGAGATCGACGGCGCCTACGTGATCATCGCGTCGAAGGGCGGCATGCCGAACCACCCGATCTGGTTCCTCAACCTCGAGGCGAACCCGGCGTGCGACCTGATGGTCGGCGCGAAGCCGGTGAAGGCCCGCGCGCGGGTCGCCGAAGGCGAAGAGCGCACGAAGCTCTGGGCCGAGCTCGCCGAGCTCTATCCGCCCTACGACGACTACCAGACGAACGCCGGCGAGCGCGTGATCCCGGTCGTGGTCCTCGACCCCGTCTGA
- a CDS encoding TauD/TfdA family dioxygenase, translated as MAEFEPLPGRIGARVDGVDLEAGLDDATWREIEAVWNDRHLLVFPDQAELSIDAQVALLAHFGPVIEERVPGEFHSWVSNADGHGTDEMNDGYREGELTAHMDYTYTPYPADVISLWGERLPDTPSETFFYSNVAPLDEMPAPLRAELAGYHVFCAHDLAEMKPDVRLYLEGRTDPAAPTQSHTWPLIREHPHKPGVDALTCTLQQTERIVELSDEEHGDPESRALLGRIFEGYLYTEANRYVHVWRPDDLVVWDNVALQHARAACPRVVGPRVLRRVAVCAAGNAIQDTVAFLGLSDSAVAFS; from the coding sequence ATGGCCGAGTTCGAACCCCTCCCCGGTCGGATCGGCGCCCGCGTCGACGGCGTCGACCTCGAGGCCGGCCTCGACGACGCGACCTGGCGCGAAATCGAAGCGGTCTGGAACGATCGACACCTGTTAGTGTTCCCCGACCAGGCGGAGCTCTCGATCGACGCACAGGTCGCGCTTCTCGCGCACTTCGGCCCGGTGATCGAGGAGCGCGTTCCGGGAGAGTTCCACTCGTGGGTGTCGAACGCGGACGGTCACGGCACCGACGAGATGAACGACGGGTACCGCGAGGGCGAGCTCACGGCTCACATGGACTACACCTACACGCCCTACCCCGCCGACGTGATCTCGCTCTGGGGCGAACGGCTTCCCGACACGCCCTCCGAGACCTTCTTCTACAGCAACGTCGCGCCCCTCGACGAGATGCCCGCCCCTCTGCGCGCGGAGCTCGCCGGCTATCACGTGTTCTGCGCGCACGACCTCGCCGAGATGAAGCCGGACGTGCGGCTCTATCTCGAGGGGCGCACGGATCCGGCGGCGCCCACCCAGAGCCACACCTGGCCGTTGATCCGAGAACACCCCCACAAGCCCGGCGTCGACGCGCTCACCTGCACGCTCCAGCAGACGGAGCGGATCGTCGAGCTCTCCGACGAGGAGCATGGGGATCCGGAGAGCCGTGCCCTGCTGGGCAGGATCTTCGAGGGCTACCTCTACACCGAGGCCAATCGCTACGTCCACGTCTGGCGCCCCGACGATCTGGTCGTCTGGGACAACGTGGCCCTGCAGCACGCCCGGGCGGCCTGCCCCCGGGTGGTCGGCCCGCGCGTGCTACGCCGCGTTGCGGTCTGCGCCGCCGGAAATGCCATCCAGGACACCGTGGCGTTCCTGGGCCTCTCGGACTCCGCCGTCGCGTTCTCCTGA
- a CDS encoding nuclear transport factor 2 family protein: MGAGTWESHHAISTLMFRYAECVDLADFDGLSALFAHGTMRSTSAEDSENGMTGEQVGRFYAATNRVHEDGTLRTRHLSTNVRIEIEEEQDTATAKSYFVVFQATEKLPFQAIVGGRYEDRFERRDDVWRFADRVVIVDQIGNMEEHLSFDLARGGIRFEEVAPKR; encoded by the coding sequence ATGGGAGCCGGAACCTGGGAGAGCCACCACGCGATCTCGACGCTGATGTTCCGCTATGCGGAGTGCGTCGATCTCGCCGACTTCGACGGACTCTCGGCGCTCTTCGCGCACGGGACGATGCGTTCGACGTCCGCCGAGGACAGCGAGAACGGCATGACGGGCGAGCAGGTCGGCCGCTTCTACGCGGCCACCAACCGCGTCCACGAGGACGGCACGCTCCGCACGCGCCACCTCTCCACGAACGTCCGGATCGAGATCGAGGAAGAGCAGGACACGGCGACCGCGAAGTCGTACTTCGTCGTCTTCCAGGCGACCGAGAAGCTTCCGTTCCAGGCGATCGTCGGCGGTCGCTACGAAGACCGGTTCGAGCGCCGGGACGACGTCTGGCGTTTCGCCGATCGCGTCGTGATCGTGGACCAGATCGGAAACATGGAGGAGCATCTCTCCTTCGACCTCGCCCGCGGTGGTATCCGATTCGAGGAAGTCGCCCCGAAGCGCTAG